In a single window of the Pseudogemmatithrix spongiicola genome:
- a CDS encoding tetratricopeptide repeat protein, whose amino-acid sequence MNRLSTASTSERDREVLRGFARRIDAADAGAHNNLGVLYYTKGLFEEAVDAFTKALDIDPKMQVAQRNLEIAYFNTGYYDRRVAELRERLRHKPDDRDARWELGRAFALLGQPEDAIPEFQALLAVRPGDVGAMIQLGLAEKAAGRLGVALSWFRTALARDPQSGLLHFYVGEVLYNQGAFDEALGSLQRAIQLNPDHPDAHFLLSFVLGDMGRHDEAQKASKRAVQLNPALSRAQANLSLDEYDPKKYEQLVPGRQARKSEQQMRIAEGEPLAHYTLGNAFRQQGLLTEAMREYQLALEIGEDRALVLQATAELHLIRKDPTAAIPLFDELLALRPDSPKLWNERGIALHQTGDHAGAAESYRRALQLDAQYAIARNNLAVSLFHAGEPEDAVDEFREALRAAPTFTKARLNLTLLLVRAKRYQLALEAYRQVLEHDAEAAVAWNGVGLVLAELRRFEEARTAYARAIQAKPDYAEAHYNLSFSLTNLGDYAGALRETKRALEIDPYYTPQTFQLAIDLEFEEADLTVVPDLGGERRLSGGVETFTFDTGILDAIFKQLEPATAEAAAEAAAPDGDPFALAEDYLSKGLVDRAMAEIRRAMQRGADGARGNVLLGEAFGRQGAWGDALERFEAARHARADYAEALRGETQSLLMLGRGADAAEPAAALLRLLPDDVDALLLIATARFESGDPEGALEVLDQARRADPKRAEVQRGIGNVLRAMGNVDAAIAAYRHALAIDGDFAAVRYDLAQLLIGRGDFLEAEGELLAALEAVPTYADATLALADLHRQRGVPAKALALLVEFLEQDPYSFDGLVALGELLLEMERPDDAAFAFQRVLRFDPAHVGAVFHQGVLLSWQERYREALACFRRVAELDPQGEFARRAFREARAISQRLDGEDA is encoded by the coding sequence GTGAACCGGCTGTCCACCGCCTCGACGTCGGAGCGGGACCGCGAGGTCCTGCGCGGCTTCGCGCGCCGGATCGACGCGGCGGACGCGGGGGCGCATAACAACCTTGGCGTGCTGTACTACACCAAGGGATTGTTCGAGGAGGCCGTCGACGCCTTCACCAAGGCGCTGGACATCGACCCGAAGATGCAGGTCGCGCAGCGCAACCTGGAGATCGCGTACTTCAACACCGGCTACTACGACCGTCGTGTCGCGGAGCTGCGGGAGCGCCTGCGGCACAAGCCCGACGATCGCGATGCGCGGTGGGAGCTGGGCCGCGCGTTCGCGTTGCTGGGCCAACCCGAGGATGCGATTCCGGAGTTCCAGGCATTGCTTGCCGTGCGGCCGGGCGATGTCGGCGCGATGATCCAGCTCGGGCTCGCCGAGAAGGCCGCGGGCCGCCTCGGCGTGGCGCTGAGCTGGTTCCGCACGGCACTGGCGCGCGATCCGCAGAGCGGGCTGCTGCACTTCTACGTCGGCGAGGTGCTGTACAACCAAGGCGCCTTCGACGAAGCCCTGGGGTCGCTGCAGCGGGCCATCCAGCTCAACCCCGATCATCCGGATGCGCACTTCCTGCTCTCGTTCGTGCTGGGCGACATGGGTCGCCACGACGAAGCGCAGAAGGCCTCGAAGCGCGCGGTGCAGTTGAATCCGGCGCTGTCGCGCGCGCAGGCGAACCTCTCGCTCGACGAGTACGACCCGAAGAAGTACGAGCAGCTCGTCCCGGGGCGTCAGGCGCGGAAGTCCGAGCAGCAGATGCGCATCGCCGAAGGCGAGCCGCTGGCGCACTACACGCTGGGCAATGCGTTCCGACAGCAGGGCTTGCTCACCGAGGCGATGCGCGAGTACCAACTGGCGCTGGAGATCGGCGAGGACCGCGCGCTCGTGCTGCAGGCGACCGCCGAACTGCACCTGATCCGCAAGGATCCGACGGCGGCGATTCCATTGTTCGACGAGCTGCTCGCGCTGCGGCCGGATTCGCCGAAGCTGTGGAACGAGCGCGGCATCGCGCTGCATCAGACGGGCGACCACGCCGGTGCGGCGGAGAGCTACCGTCGGGCGCTGCAGCTGGATGCGCAGTACGCGATCGCGCGCAACAACCTCGCGGTGTCGCTGTTCCACGCGGGTGAGCCCGAGGACGCCGTCGACGAGTTCCGCGAGGCGCTGCGGGCGGCACCGACGTTCACCAAGGCGCGGCTCAACCTCACGTTGCTCCTGGTGCGGGCCAAGCGCTACCAGCTCGCGCTCGAAGCCTACCGCCAGGTGCTCGAGCACGACGCCGAGGCGGCGGTGGCGTGGAACGGCGTGGGCTTGGTGCTCGCGGAGCTGCGGCGCTTCGAAGAGGCACGCACGGCCTACGCACGCGCGATCCAGGCGAAGCCCGACTACGCCGAAGCGCACTACAACCTGAGCTTCTCGCTGACGAACCTCGGCGATTACGCCGGGGCGCTGCGTGAGACCAAGCGCGCGCTGGAGATCGACCCGTACTACACGCCGCAGACCTTCCAGCTGGCCATCGACCTCGAGTTCGAGGAGGCCGACCTCACCGTCGTGCCGGACCTCGGCGGCGAGAGGCGACTCAGCGGCGGCGTCGAGACGTTCACGTTCGACACGGGCATCCTCGACGCGATCTTCAAGCAGTTGGAGCCGGCGACGGCCGAGGCAGCCGCCGAGGCGGCGGCGCCGGACGGCGATCCCTTCGCCCTGGCCGAGGATTACCTCTCGAAGGGCCTCGTGGACCGCGCGATGGCGGAGATCCGCCGCGCGATGCAGCGCGGGGCCGACGGCGCGCGTGGCAACGTCTTGCTGGGCGAGGCCTTCGGGCGGCAGGGCGCCTGGGGCGATGCGCTCGAGCGCTTTGAGGCGGCGCGGCATGCGCGGGCGGATTACGCCGAAGCGCTGCGCGGCGAGACGCAGTCCTTGCTCATGCTCGGGCGCGGGGCCGATGCCGCGGAGCCGGCGGCGGCGTTGCTGCGGCTGCTGCCGGATGACGTGGACGCGCTCTTGCTGATCGCGACCGCCCGCTTCGAAAGCGGCGATCCCGAAGGGGCGCTGGAGGTCCTGGATCAGGCACGCCGCGCCGACCCCAAGCGCGCCGAGGTGCAGCGGGGCATCGGCAACGTGCTGCGTGCGATGGGCAACGTGGACGCGGCGATCGCGGCCTACCGGCACGCCTTGGCGATCGACGGCGACTTCGCGGCGGTGCGCTATGACTTGGCGCAGCTGCTGATCGGGCGCGGCGACTTCCTGGAAGCGGAAGGCGAACTGCTCGCCGCGCTCGAGGCGGTGCCGACGTATGCCGACGCGACGCTGGCGCTGGCCGACCTGCACCGGCAGCGCGGCGTGCCCGCGAAGGCGCTGGCGCTGTTGGTGGAGTTCCTCGAGCAGGATCCGTACAGCTTCGACGGCTTGGTCGCGCTGGGTGAGCTGTTGCTCGAGATGGAGCGGCCCGACGACGCCGCGTTCGCGTTCCAGCGCGTGCTGCGCTTCGACCCCGCGCATGTGGGCGCGGTGTTCCATCAGGGCGTGCTGCTCTCGTGGCAGGAACGGTATCGCGAGGCGCTGGCCTGCTTCCGGCGCGTGGCCGAGCTCGACCCGCAAGGCGAGTTCGCGCGGCGCGCGTTCCGCGAGGCGCGGGCCATCTCGCAGCGGCTCGACGGGGAGGACGCCTGA
- a CDS encoding DUF4388 domain-containing protein: protein MAIKGSLKEASLPDVLQLLAMGKKTGCLSVTHRSNFGSIYFDKGKISYASIVNRRDRLGDILVKGGVLSQEHLDEAIGLQAKARGQRLGDLLVSHGMITREQLHAQIRIQIEEAVYFLFTWAEGTFNFEAEIRPDEQDFLVSINPESLLLEGARRVDEWSLIEKKIPSFDVVFEADRRRLAESQPQLTHEQQVLLPLIDGRTDVAGLVDASGLVEFEVGKALFGLATAGFLHRVGRSKAPDDVAIDVKVEEHRNLGVAFFRAGMLDEAVREFRRVTELRPEDVGARFQLGVAHLRLGKWAEAMTHLEAAARQRGAKASVFHNLALALERLGREDDAVAALESALERGGESEPRVHLSLGVLALRRGDFAEADAHFMRARPLYGNRPPAAVWFHSSSLAAALAGQLEKTVALLQEGTEAHPHAAALHNNLAVALMALGRSDDALRAVQRGLQEDPGLAPLHRNLGDLQLAQGDRRAAMDAYALAVRHHETLGPEVWARLGALRAEAGDADGARTALEQALVLDPQHETARTQLHALAGG from the coding sequence ATGGCCATCAAGGGCTCCCTCAAGGAAGCGTCGCTGCCGGACGTGCTGCAGCTGCTGGCGATGGGCAAGAAGACGGGCTGCCTCTCGGTGACGCATCGCTCGAACTTCGGGTCGATCTACTTCGACAAGGGCAAGATCAGCTACGCGAGCATCGTGAACCGTCGCGACCGCCTGGGGGACATCCTCGTGAAGGGCGGCGTGCTCTCGCAGGAGCATCTCGACGAGGCGATCGGGTTGCAGGCGAAGGCGCGCGGCCAGCGCCTCGGCGACCTGCTGGTCAGCCATGGGATGATCACGCGCGAGCAGCTGCACGCGCAGATCCGCATCCAGATCGAGGAGGCGGTGTACTTCCTCTTCACGTGGGCGGAGGGGACGTTCAACTTCGAGGCCGAGATCCGGCCCGACGAGCAGGACTTCCTCGTCTCGATCAATCCCGAGTCGTTGCTGCTCGAGGGCGCGCGGCGCGTGGACGAGTGGTCGCTGATCGAGAAGAAGATCCCGTCGTTCGACGTCGTGTTCGAGGCCGACCGTCGGCGCCTCGCGGAGAGCCAGCCGCAGCTGACGCACGAGCAGCAGGTGCTGCTGCCGTTGATCGACGGGCGGACCGATGTGGCGGGTCTGGTGGACGCGAGCGGTCTGGTGGAGTTCGAGGTGGGCAAGGCGCTGTTCGGCCTCGCCACGGCGGGCTTCCTCCACCGCGTGGGTCGCTCGAAGGCGCCGGACGACGTGGCGATCGACGTGAAGGTCGAGGAGCATCGCAACCTCGGCGTCGCGTTCTTCCGCGCGGGCATGCTGGACGAAGCGGTGCGCGAGTTCCGCCGCGTGACGGAGCTGCGCCCGGAGGATGTGGGCGCGCGCTTCCAGCTGGGCGTGGCGCACCTGCGGCTCGGCAAGTGGGCCGAGGCGATGACGCACCTCGAGGCGGCGGCGCGGCAGCGTGGTGCCAAGGCCTCGGTGTTCCACAACCTGGCGCTGGCGCTCGAGCGCCTGGGGCGCGAGGACGACGCGGTGGCGGCGCTGGAGAGCGCGCTGGAACGGGGCGGGGAATCCGAGCCCCGCGTGCACCTCTCGCTTGGCGTGCTCGCGCTGCGGCGCGGCGACTTTGCGGAGGCGGATGCGCACTTCATGCGCGCGCGGCCGCTGTACGGCAACCGTCCGCCGGCGGCGGTGTGGTTCCACAGCAGCTCCCTGGCCGCCGCGCTCGCCGGCCAGCTGGAGAAGACGGTCGCGCTGCTGCAGGAAGGCACCGAGGCGCATCCGCATGCCGCGGCCCTGCACAACAACCTCGCGGTCGCATTGATGGCGCTCGGGCGTTCCGACGACGCGTTGCGCGCCGTGCAGCGGGGCTTGCAGGAGGATCCCGGCCTCGCGCCGCTGCACCGCAATCTCGGCGACTTGCAGCTCGCGCAGGGCGATCGTCGCGCCGCGATGGACGCCTATGCGTTGGCGGTGCGGCACCACGAGACGCTGGGGCCGGAGGTGTGGGCGCGGCTCGGCGCCTTGCGCGCCGAGGCGGGCGACGCCGACGGAGCGCGCACGGCGCTCGAGCAGGCCTTGGTGCTGGATCCCCAGCACGAGACCGCCCGGACGCAGTTGCACGCGCTGGCCGGGGGATGA
- a CDS encoding CheR family methyltransferase, giving the protein MSMAAGEDEAAFKALLEQVARERGFACANYKDGCLRRRVAVRMRARGSESFAAYAALLRREPDEYERLMDTLTINVTRLYRDADVWDAVADAVLPALWQANPEGLGVWSAGCASGEELFTLAALLHRHAERTATLPRLRDTQVLGSDIDAASLQAARTGRFAEAAFKEMPAALRDRYFVGTGTRTAVAELQALVRVERRDLLMDPPPPMVFDLIACRNMLIYIDREGQERIFRRFHAALAPHGILVLGKVETMLGPARSLFAPVHPRQRIFRKVA; this is encoded by the coding sequence ATGAGCATGGCGGCCGGCGAGGACGAGGCCGCCTTCAAGGCGTTGCTGGAGCAAGTGGCGCGCGAACGCGGGTTCGCCTGCGCCAACTACAAGGACGGCTGTCTGCGGCGCCGGGTCGCGGTGCGCATGCGGGCGCGCGGCAGTGAAAGCTTTGCCGCGTACGCGGCCTTGCTGCGGCGCGAGCCCGACGAGTACGAACGGCTGATGGACACGTTGACCATCAACGTGACGCGGCTCTACCGCGATGCGGATGTCTGGGACGCCGTGGCGGATGCCGTGCTGCCCGCGCTTTGGCAGGCGAACCCGGAGGGCCTCGGCGTGTGGAGCGCCGGCTGTGCGTCGGGCGAAGAGCTCTTCACGCTGGCGGCGTTGTTGCATCGGCACGCCGAGCGCACGGCCACGCTGCCGCGCCTGCGCGACACGCAGGTGCTGGGCAGTGACATCGACGCCGCCTCGCTGCAGGCGGCGCGTACCGGCCGGTTTGCCGAGGCGGCCTTCAAGGAGATGCCGGCCGCGCTGCGCGACCGATACTTCGTGGGCACGGGGACGCGGACGGCGGTCGCGGAACTGCAGGCGCTGGTGCGCGTCGAGCGGCGCGACCTCTTGATGGATCCGCCGCCCCCGATGGTGTTCGACTTGATTGCCTGCCGCAACATGCTGATCTACATCGACCGCGAGGGACAGGAGCGGATCTTCCGGCGTTTCCACGCGGCGTTGGCGCCGCACGGCATCCTGGTCCTGGGCAAGGTCGAGACGATGCTGGGGCCGGCGCGTTCGCTCTTCGCGCCGGTGCATCCGCGGCAGCGCATCTTCCGGAAGGTGGCGTGA
- a CDS encoding chemotaxis protein CheC has translation MTDSVDDVRNLSRAALDALREVANIGAGHAATALSEITGQRIMISVPQISVAPIEDVPNQIGDAEEPVAAVAIRVEGDLTGLTLLVFPQPIAQRIASLMMGGRPVTQMGAIEESALKEAGNILSAAYLNALAEFLGMRILNSPPQLAVDMSDAVLSTTFVETSAGASHVFCVESEFQLQNDAAPLRGFFLLLPDPASLRAMLTAIRVA, from the coding sequence GTGACGGACTCAGTGGACGACGTACGGAACCTCTCGCGGGCGGCCTTGGATGCGCTGCGCGAAGTGGCGAACATCGGCGCGGGGCATGCGGCCACGGCGCTGTCGGAGATCACCGGCCAGCGTATCATGATCTCGGTGCCGCAGATCTCGGTGGCGCCGATCGAGGACGTGCCGAACCAGATCGGCGACGCCGAGGAACCCGTCGCGGCGGTGGCCATCCGCGTCGAGGGGGACCTCACCGGCCTCACGCTGCTGGTGTTCCCACAGCCGATCGCGCAGCGCATCGCGTCGTTGATGATGGGCGGCCGCCCGGTGACGCAGATGGGCGCCATCGAGGAGAGCGCCCTCAAGGAGGCCGGCAACATCCTCTCCGCGGCGTACCTCAACGCGCTGGCGGAGTTCCTCGGCATGCGGATCCTGAACTCGCCGCCGCAGCTCGCCGTGGATATGAGCGATGCGGTGCTCTCGACGACGTTCGTCGAGACGTCGGCGGGCGCCTCGCATGTGTTCTGCGTGGAGAGCGAGTTCCAGCTGCAGAACGACGCCGCGCCGCTGCGCGGGTTCTTCCTGCTGCTGCCCGATCCGGCGTCGCTGCGGGCGATGCTCACCGCGATCCGGGTCGCGTGA
- a CDS encoding GTP-binding protein → MSLVNYATREITCKIVYYGPGRSGKTTNLHYIHGQVPTDRKGQMVSLATQTDRTLFFDFLPIDLGTISGFTTRFQLYTVPGQVYYQTTRKLVLQGADGVVFVADSQARQLQENIESFQDLHENLAEQGVDARTMPMVIQYNKIDLPDELRTPVPELEEQINFRNIPSFTADALHGPGVFETLRGISEQVLRKLSAGRSG, encoded by the coding sequence TTGAGCCTCGTCAACTACGCCACGCGCGAGATCACCTGCAAGATCGTCTACTACGGCCCGGGTCGGTCCGGGAAGACGACGAACCTGCATTACATCCACGGACAGGTGCCGACGGACCGGAAGGGCCAGATGGTGTCGCTGGCCACGCAGACGGACCGCACGCTGTTCTTCGATTTCCTGCCGATCGACCTCGGGACGATCTCCGGGTTCACGACGCGCTTCCAGCTCTACACGGTGCCGGGCCAGGTGTACTACCAGACGACGCGCAAGCTCGTCCTGCAGGGCGCCGACGGCGTGGTGTTCGTCGCCGACTCGCAGGCGCGCCAGCTGCAGGAGAACATCGAGAGCTTCCAGGACCTGCACGAGAACCTCGCGGAGCAGGGCGTGGACGCGCGCACGATGCCGATGGTGATCCAGTACAACAAGATCGACCTGCCCGACGAGCTGCGCACGCCGGTGCCGGAACTCGAAGAGCAGATCAACTTCCGCAACATCCCGTCCTTCACGGCCGATGCGCTGCACGGCCCGGGCGTGTTCGAGACGCTGCGCGGCATCTCGGAGCAGGTGCTGCGCAAGCTGAGCGCGGGGCGGAGCGGCTAG
- a CDS encoding roadblock/LC7 domain-containing protein encodes MSAFAAALAAVTRHRGVMACLVVAEEDGIVIDGTAQVGVDTAAFAALTASLYRKAARAASSAGFGATGFCELEAERGRVLAAGRDGIVLVAVAESRANLGLLRVEMLKAAGAL; translated from the coding sequence ATGAGCGCCTTCGCAGCGGCCCTCGCGGCGGTCACGCGCCATCGCGGCGTGATGGCCTGTCTCGTCGTCGCCGAAGAGGACGGGATCGTGATCGACGGCACCGCGCAGGTGGGCGTGGACACGGCGGCCTTCGCGGCGCTGACGGCCTCGCTGTACCGCAAGGCGGCGCGGGCCGCGTCGAGCGCGGGGTTCGGCGCGACCGGGTTCTGCGAGCTGGAAGCGGAGCGCGGGCGCGTGCTGGCGGCCGGCCGCGACGGCATCGTGCTGGTCGCGGTGGCCGAGTCGCGGGCGAACCTCGGCTTGCTGCGCGTCGAGATGCTCAAGGCCGCGGGGGCGCTGTGA
- a CDS encoding DnaA/Hda family protein — protein MRLDPRFTFDRLVVGAANRLAAAAARAVAEAPGTTYNPLFIYGGSGLGKTHLLTATAHLLQQLQPRAEVLALTLDEFSEQYHAAVSAGETSAFGHRLAHVDLLLLDDLQFVTGRREMQAELLRLFTVMQDGNRQIVCACDRPPSEIADVDERLISRLAGGLVVDVGLPEFEARVAILRAAIAERELAVPDAAITRLAERGISSVRELQGLLNQWIAQEAMGGKRMPTPMPGNVDALRPSGEFLSFLSDVAAVVQEQVETWQVRLRETIAYWKGEGYRTAVLERALTLPTEPDVQGLIAVYVQAVDHLRSLEREATAVDGALGGHELFRDPERLAEAEEFVEKALAGEMPPGGPNPAFTREGFDVGAANQLAVHAADAVIATPGTRYNPLLITGPSGVGKTHLVHAIGNAIAARSEGRVAVACVHAQALVDELIAAIQQGTVERWRSRYRAAGALVIDDIQFLAGKERTQDEFFFVFNALIEEGKQIILSSDRAPGEIPDLAARLRSRFEGGLIAEIQPPDRPLREKLAARFLAGLGRAAPPDLLDVICDPTVRSVRELIGVVNRLAAAADALGQPLDAVLARQELGLGAAASATIAPPAAAASAGDRTFLDRERVVWEWADLSGRVIEELR, from the coding sequence ATGCGGCTCGATCCCCGGTTCACCTTCGATCGCCTGGTCGTCGGCGCGGCGAATCGCCTCGCGGCGGCGGCGGCGCGCGCCGTCGCCGAGGCGCCGGGGACGACGTACAACCCGCTGTTCATCTACGGTGGCTCGGGGCTCGGCAAGACGCACCTCCTGACCGCGACGGCCCATCTGCTGCAGCAGCTGCAGCCGCGGGCCGAGGTGCTGGCGTTGACGCTCGACGAGTTCAGCGAGCAGTACCACGCCGCGGTCAGCGCGGGCGAGACGTCGGCCTTCGGGCATCGGTTGGCGCACGTGGACCTGCTGCTGCTGGACGACCTGCAGTTCGTGACGGGCCGCCGCGAGATGCAAGCCGAGCTCCTGCGCCTGTTCACCGTGATGCAGGACGGCAACCGGCAGATCGTCTGCGCCTGCGACCGTCCGCCGTCGGAGATCGCCGATGTGGACGAGCGGTTGATCTCGCGTCTGGCCGGCGGGCTGGTGGTGGACGTCGGCTTGCCGGAGTTCGAGGCGCGCGTGGCGATCCTGCGCGCGGCGATCGCCGAGCGTGAGCTCGCGGTGCCGGATGCGGCGATCACGCGGCTCGCGGAGCGCGGCATCAGCAGCGTGCGCGAGTTGCAGGGACTGCTCAACCAGTGGATCGCGCAGGAGGCGATGGGCGGGAAACGCATGCCGACGCCCATGCCCGGCAACGTAGATGCGCTGCGGCCGAGCGGCGAGTTCCTCTCGTTCCTGTCGGACGTGGCCGCGGTGGTGCAGGAGCAGGTGGAGACCTGGCAGGTGCGCCTGCGCGAGACGATCGCGTACTGGAAGGGCGAGGGCTATCGCACCGCGGTGCTCGAGCGCGCCCTCACGCTGCCCACGGAACCGGACGTGCAGGGCTTGATCGCGGTGTATGTGCAGGCGGTGGACCACCTGCGCTCGCTGGAGCGCGAGGCGACGGCGGTGGACGGAGCGCTCGGCGGGCACGAGTTGTTCCGCGATCCGGAACGCCTCGCCGAAGCCGAGGAGTTCGTCGAGAAGGCGCTCGCCGGCGAGATGCCGCCGGGGGGCCCGAACCCCGCGTTCACGCGCGAGGGCTTCGACGTGGGGGCGGCGAACCAGCTGGCGGTGCACGCGGCCGATGCGGTCATCGCCACGCCGGGCACGCGCTACAACCCGCTGCTGATCACGGGGCCGAGCGGCGTGGGCAAGACGCACCTGGTGCATGCGATCGGCAACGCAATTGCCGCGCGCAGCGAGGGCAGGGTCGCCGTGGCCTGCGTGCATGCGCAGGCGTTGGTGGACGAACTCATCGCCGCCATCCAGCAGGGCACGGTGGAGCGCTGGCGTTCGCGCTACCGCGCCGCCGGGGCGCTGGTGATCGACGACATCCAATTCCTCGCCGGCAAGGAGCGCACGCAGGACGAGTTCTTCTTCGTCTTCAACGCGCTCATCGAGGAGGGCAAGCAGATCATCCTCTCGAGCGACCGGGCGCCGGGCGAGATCCCCGACCTCGCGGCGCGGCTGCGTTCGCGCTTCGAAGGCGGGTTGATCGCCGAGATCCAGCCGCCGGACCGTCCGCTGCGCGAGAAGCTGGCGGCGCGCTTCCTCGCCGGCTTGGGCCGCGCCGCCCCGCCGGACCTGCTGGACGTGATCTGCGACCCGACGGTGCGCAGCGTGCGCGAGTTGATCGGCGTGGTGAACCGGTTGGCGGCCGCGGCGGATGCCTTGGGCCAGCCGCTCGACGCCGTGCTGGCGCGGCAGGAGCTCGGGCTCGGTGCGGCGGCGAGTGCGACGATCGCGCCGCCAGCCGCCGCGGCCAGTGCCGGCGACCGCACCTTCCTCGACCGCGAGCGCGTGGTCTGGGAATGGGCGGACTTGAGTGGTCGCGTCATCGAGGAGCTGCGCTAA
- a CDS encoding DUF4388 domain-containing protein, with protein MAIEGPLRELGIHDVFQLLDLSRKTGTLTVTSQLRDNEGVVLFENGKVISASIKSNPHRIGDLLVRSGRLTDADLAMVREAQAKGDRRRFGEILVGLGLVTSREMERQMRLQIEAVVFELMSWSEGHFRFTEGMSEDALRDASAPLGTESLLMEGARRIDEWSRIADRVPNLSVIPDLAPGDADHPALLDLLPQEWKVLAMIDGQTDLRSIAATLSMSEFDVARIVYGMVSTGVVLLRQPTRASVPVALPSEPRKSVHQTPMGTPPSALRRGAEFFRAGRLEDGIATWSAFVESTPKYPAASALREAVVGATKLVEVLEREVPRER; from the coding sequence ATGGCAATCGAAGGCCCGCTCCGCGAACTCGGCATCCACGACGTCTTCCAGCTCCTCGACCTGAGCCGGAAGACCGGCACGCTCACCGTGACCTCGCAGCTGCGCGACAACGAGGGCGTGGTGCTGTTCGAGAACGGCAAGGTGATCTCGGCGAGCATCAAGTCGAATCCGCATCGCATCGGCGACCTGCTGGTGCGGTCCGGGCGTCTCACGGACGCGGACCTCGCGATGGTGCGCGAGGCGCAGGCCAAGGGCGACCGGCGGCGCTTCGGGGAGATCCTCGTGGGGCTCGGGCTGGTGACGTCGCGCGAGATGGAGCGGCAGATGCGGCTGCAGATCGAGGCCGTGGTGTTCGAGCTGATGTCGTGGTCGGAGGGGCACTTCCGCTTCACCGAAGGCATGAGCGAGGACGCGCTGCGCGATGCCTCGGCGCCGCTCGGGACGGAGTCGCTGCTGATGGAGGGCGCGCGCCGCATCGACGAGTGGTCGCGTATCGCGGACCGCGTTCCGAACCTGTCGGTGATCCCGGACCTCGCGCCCGGCGACGCGGATCACCCGGCGCTGCTCGACCTGCTGCCGCAGGAGTGGAAGGTGCTGGCGATGATCGACGGCCAGACGGACCTGCGCAGCATCGCGGCCACGCTGTCGATGAGCGAGTTCGACGTGGCGCGCATCGTCTACGGCATGGTGAGCACCGGCGTCGTGCTGCTGCGGCAGCCGACGCGCGCGTCGGTGCCGGTCGCATTGCCCAGCGAGCCGCGGAAGTCGGTGCACCAGACGCCGATGGGGACGCCGCCGAGCGCGCTGCGGCGCGGGGCGGAGTTCTTCCGTGCGGGCAGGCTCGAGGACGGCATCGCGACGTGGAGCGCATTCGTCGAGAGCACGCCGAAGTATCCGGCGGCGTCGGCGCTGCGCGAGGCTGTGGTCGGCGCCACGAAGTTGGTGGAAGTGCTCGAGCGGGAGGTGCCGCGTGAGCGCTGA
- a CDS encoding tetratricopeptide repeat protein — translation MSADIRAMSEQLAADPSSLIFLPLAEQLLARGDMAHASRVARKGAERHAHRADVHDLVARIALAQGDETTAERAWRQSLAIAPEFGAAHRGLGFLCYRQGRWSEAETHLATARAATPGDPALEAAWEALHAARAEAESTPPAAALHAHAPGQIFDAVLGESGQVSLLLDRDGLVVAGQYLTAEGEDLGALIGAHLSGVGDEATRAMRHFGLGAWTRIALETEAATVVMAPTGDGVTLVAAPREVPLGLVRRTLDQCAALARQWLGLGA, via the coding sequence GTGAGCGCTGACATCCGGGCGATGAGCGAGCAGCTGGCGGCGGATCCGTCGAGCCTGATCTTCCTGCCGCTGGCCGAGCAGCTGTTGGCGCGCGGCGACATGGCGCATGCCTCGCGCGTGGCGCGGAAGGGCGCCGAGCGGCATGCGCATCGCGCCGACGTGCACGATCTCGTCGCGCGGATCGCGCTGGCGCAGGGCGACGAGACGACGGCGGAGCGCGCGTGGCGGCAGTCGTTGGCGATCGCGCCGGAGTTCGGGGCCGCGCATCGCGGCTTGGGTTTCCTCTGCTACCGGCAGGGACGCTGGAGCGAGGCGGAGACGCACCTCGCGACGGCGCGGGCGGCGACGCCGGGCGATCCGGCGCTCGAGGCGGCCTGGGAGGCGCTGCACGCGGCACGCGCCGAGGCGGAGTCGACGCCGCCGGCCGCGGCGCTGCACGCCCACGCGCCGGGGCAGATCTTCGACGCGGTGCTGGGCGAGAGCGGCCAAGTCTCGCTGCTGCTCGATCGCGACGGCTTGGTCGTGGCGGGGCAGTACCTGACGGCGGAGGGCGAGGACCTCGGGGCACTGATCGGCGCGCACCTGAGCGGCGTCGGCGACGAAGCCACGCGCGCCATGCGGCACTTCGGGCTCGGCGCGTGGACGCGCATCGCGCTCGAGACCGAGGCCGCGACGGTCGTGATGGCGCCGACCGGCGATGGCGTCACGCTGGTCGCCGCGCCGCGTGAGGTGCCGCTGGGATTGGTGCGCCGCACACTCGACCAGTGCGCGGCATTGGCGCGGCAGTGGCTGGGGCTCGGCGCATGA